Proteins found in one Sorghum bicolor cultivar BTx623 chromosome 1, Sorghum_bicolor_NCBIv3, whole genome shotgun sequence genomic segment:
- the LOC8059964 gene encoding GTP-binding protein At3g49725, chloroplastic, whose amino-acid sequence MLRGAISRLGARLRLHADPSPVSPYLRALSTRRGKRSSPTVSPADSDDEGPLRGLFVLSRDPECPPRLLVVQPRLRPGSLLDSKLAEALNLANSLEEPRDGFYHSEFGAKGAPPHLVVQNPASRGRSHADTYFGPGTVDNVKCYLRASESEEDVDAVFVNAILSGIQQRNLEVAWGKPVLDRVGLIIEIFNAHAETKEAKLQSELAALMYMKTRLVRVRGPGGRLTFGPSGEAEVVSARGRGSGGRGFMSGAGETELQLQRRRIQERRVSLLAQIEDVRRTRAIQRSSRKRHGGSFGHELVTVAVVGYTNAGKSTLVSALSEADLYSDDRLFATVDPRLRSVILPSGRKALLSDTVGFISDLPVQLVEAFHATLEEVVEADMLVHVLDSSASDLEEHRSTVLQVLQQIGVSQEKINNMIEVWNKIDLVDENVTSDGIEDEIFLTEGEEEDDIFSEDDIPSEQSSFDSVDDGADSEYLSEENSEDSNDEVPCKESFAEPTEMEAMKVLSSKECFGAMEAVKASKECFGELRVPYTNGRTLPQPTSNCHVKTSAVTGTGLQELLALIDRKLTEQQTVVQRSDGPFDRKWRPSSMDGENAAEQ is encoded by the exons ATGCTCCGCGGCGCCATCTCCCGCCTCGGCGCTCGCCTCCGCCTCCACGCCGACCCTTCCCCGGTCTCTCCTTACCTCCGCGCCCTCTCCACCCGCCGCGGCAAGCGCTCCTCCCCCACCGTGTCGCCCGCTGACTCCGATGACGAGGGACCCCTGCGCGGCCTCTTCGTGCTATCCCGCGACCCCGAGTGCCCGCCGCGGCTGCTGGTGGTGCAGCCGCGCCTCCGCCCCGGAAGCCTCCTCGACTCCAAGCTTGCCGAGGCACTCAACCTGGCCAACTCCCTCGAGGAGCCCCGCGACGGCTTCTACCACAGCGAGTTCGGCGCCAAGggcgcgccgccgcacctcgtcgTCCAGAACCCCGCCTCCCGCGGTCGCTCACACGCCG ATACATATTTCGGCCCTGGAACTGTGGATAATGTCAAGTGCTACCTGAGGGCTTCGGAATCAGAG GAAGATGTGGATGCAGTTTTTGTCAATGCGATTCTCTCTGGAATCCAACAGAGAAACTTGGAG GTTGCCTGGGGAAAGCCGGTTTTGGATCGTGTTGGGCTTATAATTGAAATATTCAATGCTCATGCTGAAACAAAAGAAGCAAAGTTACAG TCAGAGTTGGCAGCTCTCATGTACATGAAGACTAGGCTTGTCCGTGTACGTGGCCCAGGTGGACGACTAACTTTTGGTCCAAGCGGGGAGGCTGAGGTTGTCAGTGCAAGAGG GAGAGGTAGTGGGGGGAGGGGATTCATGAGTGGTGCTGGTGAAACAGAACTTCAGCTACAACGGAGAAG AATCCAAGAACGCCGTGTGAGCTTGTTAGCTCAAATCGAAGATGTACGCCGTACTAGAGCAATACAACGTTCAAGTCGGAAAAGACATGGTGGCTCGTTTGGTCACGAGCTTGTAACTGTTGCAGTTGTCGGATATACAAATGCT GGGAAATCTACACTTGTGAGTGCGCTTTCTGAAGCTGATTTGTACAGTGATGACAG GCTGTTTGCAACAGTAGATCCCCGGTTACGAAGTGTGATTCTTCCATCAGG GAGAAAAGCACTTCTTAGTGATACCGTTGGCTTCATCTCAGATTTACCAGTGCAG ctAGTGGAAGCATTTCATGCAACTCTAGAAGAAGTCGTTGAAGCAGACATGTTAGTG CATGTCTTGGATTCAAGTGCATCTGATCTTGAAGAGCATCGATCTACTGTATTGCAAGTACTGCAGCAGATAGGTGTTTCTCAGGAAAAGATCAACAATATGATTGAAGTTTGGAACAAG ATTGATCTTGTGGACGAGAATGTTACATCTGATGGGATTGAAGATGAAATCTTCCTGACTGAAGGTGAAGAGGAGGATGACATATTCTCTGAAGATGATATTCCAtcagaacaatcatcttttgaTTCTGTAGATGATGGAGCAGATTCAGAATATTTATCAGAAGAAAATTCTGAAGATAGCAATGATGAAGTGCCATGTAAAGAGTCATTTGCTGAGCCAACCGAGATGGAAGCAATGAAAGTGTTATCATCAAAAGAATGTTTTGGAGCGATGGAAGCAGTGAAAGCATCAAAAGAATGTTTTGGAGAACTTCGTGTCCCATATACAAATGGACGCACTTTGCCACAACCAACTTCCAATTGTCATGTAAAAACTTCTGCTGTGACCGGGACAGGATTGCAAGAGTTGTTGGCATTGATAGATAGGAAACTGACTGAACAACAAACTGTTGTGCAAAGAAGCGATGGACCTTTCGACAGAAAATGGAGACCTAGCTCTATGGATGGTGAAAATGCTGCAGAGCAGTAG
- the LOC8060540 gene encoding uncharacterized protein LOC8060540, giving the protein MDRDTSTVARGRRRGPPLPVRAPHGRWRDTPPPSVAWVQARRSTERPPATEPARPSAGREPELLSWADLPADILGLVVGRLPRVDDRARLRSVCRAWRAAARVHGRPPSPLPLLVLSDFSFSAFCADGAMADVRRIPLPSREMAAGVRCVGSFHGWLVGVQLNKGRYFGDGRCFLMNAFYQDVVRLPPPSVNTHSLDAYSKSLPIANGSGAVQCTVNGAQYVMSFCKVVLSSSPDHDGKCIVAAVSVHRSTASLALWRPGMTSWCVCQGGCISKFSDIALYQGKVYMFSKVTTNLFVFDISEDESGLMVSGVERCVTELSEVRDSYGQRWNIVEWHGKLLLVVIYLGLEGWRNICKIGVFEVDLSTNPFRFTEINSLDGDCIFISPCSSNSFRACLYEGVEDDLIYFIDGGLNHSRNASPFDKFVYNMRDGTLAPFAVEITDDNLRAPDGNLMNPTWLFPCE; this is encoded by the coding sequence ATGGATCGCGACACGAGCACAGTAGCCCGAGGACGGAGGCGAGGCCCACCTCTGCCCGTCCGCGCCCCACACGGGCGCTGGCGTGACACACCACCGCCGTCGGTGGCTTGGGTGCAGGCAAGGCGTTCGACAGAACGCCCCCCGGCTACCGAGCCGGCAAGGCCCAGCGCCGGGCGCGAGCCGGAGCTCCTGTCGTGGGCGGACCTCCCGGCGGACATCCTGGGGCTCGTGGTCGGTCGCCTCCCTCGCGTCGACGACCGCGCCAGGCTGCGCTCCGTCTGCCGGGCGTGGCGCGCCGCGGCGCGCGTTCACGGACGGCCGCCGTCGCCGCTCCCGCTGCTCGTGCTCTCCGACTTCTCCTTCTCCGCCTTCTGCGCTGACGGGGCTATGGCGGACGTGCGACGCATCCCTCTGCCCTCACGGGAGATGGCGGCTGGCGTCCGCTGCGTGGGCTCCTTTCACGGGTGGCTCGTCGGCGTGCAGCTCAACAAAGGTCGCTACTTTGGTGACGGCCGGTGCTTCCTGATGAATGCTTTCTACCAGGACGTCGTCCGCCTCCCGCCGCCTTCCGTAAACACCCACTCCCTCGATGCCTATAGTAAATCTCTCCCCATCGCCAATGGCTCTGGTGCAGTGCAATGCACGGTCAATGGCGCCCAGTATGTGATGTCGTTCTGCAAGGTAGTCTTGTCCTCCTCACCGGACCATGATGGCAAGTGCATCGTGGCTGCTGTCTCCGTGCACAGGAGCACAGCTAGCCTTGCACTCTGGCGCCctgggatgacgtcgtggtGCGTCTGCCAAGGTGGCTGCATCAGTAAGTTCAGTGACATTGCATTGTACCAGGGAAAGGTCTACATGTTTAGCAAGGTCACCACGAACCTCTTTGTCTTTGACATCTCAGAAGATGAGAGTGGCCTGATGGTTTCTGGTGTCGAGCGCTGTGTGACTGAACTGTCTGAGGTCAGGGATAGCTACGGACAGAGGTGGAACATAGTTGAGTGGCATGGGAAACTATTGCTGGTTGTGATATACCTGGGACTTGAAGGCTGGCGCAATATTTGTAAGATTGGGGTATTTGAGGTGGACCTGAGCACAAACCCTTTCAGATTCACTGAGATCAACAGCTTAGATGGTGACTGCATTTTCATTAGCCCCTGCAGCAGCAATTCGTTTCGTGCATGTTTGTATGAGGGAGTTGAAGATGATCTCATCTACTTCATTGATGGTGGCCTCAACCACTCTAGAAATGCGTCTCCTTTTGATAAGTTTGTGTACAACATGAGGGATGGTACATTGGCGCCATTTGCTGTGGAAATAACAGACGATAATCTTCGGGCACCAGATGGCAACCTGATGAATCCAACATGGCTCTTTCCTTGTGAATGA
- the LOC8060538 gene encoding uncharacterized protein LOC8060538 isoform X2, which produces MASHPHPQEDKSDRHSAGAGASREQERRPSKAWGILIFGLIGVTTASFAITQVRRSVDWFYTQLNKVQTTSSWRYTSNSSSRGSFSEETKKRYYQRMQQEYEEEQERVQRIRHMQSVFNRERNKFRRGYESWRENGPPGGYNYIPRDDWYWQTDTSHSEHKNRRTYTPAGPRVYPMSHHYAVLGLDRSRATPYTDAEVKTSPAADCF; this is translated from the exons ATGGCCTCGCATCCGCACCCGCAGGAGGATAAATCAGACCGCcacagcgccggcgccggcgcgtcgAGGGAGCAGGAGCGGCGGCCGTCCAAGGCATGGGGAATCCTCATCTTCGGCCTCATCGGCGTCACCACCGCCAGTTTCGCC ATTACTCAAGTTCGCAGAAGCGTGGACTGGTTCTACACTCAG TTGAATAAAGTGCAGACAACATCATCTTGGAGGTATACAAGTAATAGCTCAAGTCGTGGAAGTTTCAGTGAGgaaactaagaaaagatattATCAGCGAATGCAGCAGGAATATGAAGAGGAACAAGAGAGAGTT CAAAGAATAAGGCATATGCAAAGTGTTTTCAACAGAGAGAGGAATAAATTTAGACGAGGTTATGAAAGCTGGAGGGAGAATGGCCCTCCTGGTGGCTACAATTACATCCCTCGGGATGATTGGTATTGGCAGACTGATACTTCTCACTCGGAACATAAAAATAGACGGACATACACACCGGCGGGACCTAGGGTTTATCCTATGTCGCATCACTATGCAGTTCTTGGTCTTGACAG ATCACGTGCGACGCCATATACAGATGCAGAAGTGAAG ACTTCACCTGCTGCAGACTGCTTTTAG
- the LOC8060538 gene encoding uncharacterized protein LOC8060538 isoform X1 translates to MASHPHPQEDKSDRHSAGAGASREQERRPSKAWGILIFGLIGVTTASFAITQVRRSVDWFYTQLNKVQTTSSWRYTSNSSSRGSFSEETKKRYYQRMQQEYEEEQERVQRIRHMQSVFNRERNKFRRGYESWRENGPPGGYNYIPRDDWYWQTDTSHSEHKNRRTYTPAGPRVYPMSHHYAVLGLDRSRATPYTDAEVKTAFRTKAMEVHPDQNQDDREGAEEKFKEVVKSYEAIKLERKNGVS, encoded by the exons ATGGCCTCGCATCCGCACCCGCAGGAGGATAAATCAGACCGCcacagcgccggcgccggcgcgtcgAGGGAGCAGGAGCGGCGGCCGTCCAAGGCATGGGGAATCCTCATCTTCGGCCTCATCGGCGTCACCACCGCCAGTTTCGCC ATTACTCAAGTTCGCAGAAGCGTGGACTGGTTCTACACTCAG TTGAATAAAGTGCAGACAACATCATCTTGGAGGTATACAAGTAATAGCTCAAGTCGTGGAAGTTTCAGTGAGgaaactaagaaaagatattATCAGCGAATGCAGCAGGAATATGAAGAGGAACAAGAGAGAGTT CAAAGAATAAGGCATATGCAAAGTGTTTTCAACAGAGAGAGGAATAAATTTAGACGAGGTTATGAAAGCTGGAGGGAGAATGGCCCTCCTGGTGGCTACAATTACATCCCTCGGGATGATTGGTATTGGCAGACTGATACTTCTCACTCGGAACATAAAAATAGACGGACATACACACCGGCGGGACCTAGGGTTTATCCTATGTCGCATCACTATGCAGTTCTTGGTCTTGACAG ATCACGTGCGACGCCATATACAGATGCAGAAGTGAAG ACTGCTTTTAGAACAAAAGCGATGGAAGTCCATCCTGATCAAAATCAAGATGATAGAG AGGGTGCAGAAGAGAAGTTCAAGGAGGTTGTCAAGTCTTACGAAGCAATTAAATTGGAGAGAAAAAATGGTGTAAGTTGA
- the LOC8059963 gene encoding pentatricopeptide repeat-containing protein At3g49730 codes for MRCLLSTPLRRGLSTAAADDPSLASSAEHAYRLLRRHHSDPQRLAAALSASGLDASSPHLLDAVLRRCGAASSLALHFFHWCSPSLPSPLPSSLALLAKSFSRASSAPSPSLLAPLPSQLLGPSLLCPVLRRLPQPRLLPFALSLLSARPDHDQPALFLSLLESLSKAGHVVTAEQLVEEPQTRFPLSLRHYTALLYGWCRQGKLDEAKHVLARMKAADVALDVVAFNTLLAGFVADGRFEDAFELTGQMEQRGCPPNAVSYTTLIQGLGARGRVDEAMRVFVEMRRKGCAPDAVTYGTLVSTFCKAGKISQGYEFLDAISRDGLRVDAAVYHGFFVAHEKKEQLEECLELMERMRECRCPPDLKIYNVVIRLACRLGETKQAMSLWNEMETGGLSPGVDTFAIMVNGLVGQGLLVEACSYFKDMVGRGLFVAPQYGVLKDLLNALVRDEKLELAKDVWECIASKGCELNVSAWTIWIHALYAKKHVKEACLYCLDMLEAGVMPQPDTFAKLMKGLKKLYNRQIAAEITEKVRKMAEERHVSFKMYKRRGVRDLEAKPKAKRRGQKQRRQGQRGHVMEFGFDRGEEKEKDYQPDQKCCTARTSHLHQLE; via the exons ATGCGGTGCCTCCTCTCCACCCCTCTCCGCCGCGGTctctccaccgccgccgccgacgatcCTAGCCTAGCCTCCTCCGCGGAGCACGCGTACCGGCTCCTCCGCCGCCACCACTCCGACCCGCAGAGGCTCGCCGCCGCGCTGTCCGCGTCGGGTCTCGACGCCTCCTCGCCGCACCTCCTCGACGCCGTTCTGCGCCGCTGCGGCGCCGCCTCCTCCCTCGCGCTGCACTTCTTCCACTGGTGCTCCCCGTCGCTGCCCTCGCCGCTCCCGTCCTCCCTGGCGCTCCTCGCCAAGTCCTTCTCCCGCGCCTCCTCCGCGCCGTCCCCGTCCCTCCTCGCGCCGCTCCCCTCTCAACTCCTCGGCCCCTCCCTCCTCTGCCCCGTCCTGCGCCGCCTCCCGCAACCACGCCTCCTGCCGTTCGCGCTCTCACTGCTCTCCGCCCGCCCCGACCACGACCAGCCCGCCCTCTTTCTTTCCCTCCTCGAGTCTCTCTCCAAGGCCGGCCACGTCGTCACCGCCGAGCAGCTTGTCGAGGAGCCCCAGACCCGGTTCCCGCTTTCGCTCCGCCACTACACGGCCCTGCTCTACGGATGGTGCCGCCAGGGCAAGCTCGACGAGGCCAAGCACGTGCTCGCTCGCATGAAGGCTGCGGATGTCGCCCTTGACGTTGTCGCCTTCAACACCCTGCTCGCTGGCTTCGTCGCGGACGGGAGGTTCGAGGACGCGTTCGAGCTGACGGGGCAGATGGAGCAGCGTGGCTGCCCGCCGAACGCGGTGTCGTACACCACTCTGATTCAGGGGCTGGGTGCGAGGGGGAGAGTTGATGAGGCCATGCGGGTGTTTGTGGAAATGCGAAGGAAGGGGTGCGCGCCCGATGCTGTCACGTACGGCACCCTGGTTAGCACGTTTTGCAAGGCTGGCAAGATATCCCAGGGGTACGAGTTCTTGGACGCCATATCAAGGGATGGCCTGCGGGTGGACGCTGCTGTGTACCATGGTTTCTTTGTTGCACACGAGAAGAAGGAGCAGCTTGAGGAGTGCTTGGAGCTGATGGAGAGGATGCGGGAGTGCCGGTGTCCACCAGACCTCAAGATATACAATGTGGTGATTCGGTTGGCCTGCAGGCTTGGGGAGACCAAGCAAGCCATGTCATTGTGGAATGAGATGGAAACTGGTGGGCTCAGCCCTGGGGTCGATACATTTGCTATCATGGTGAATGGCCTTGTTGGGCAGGGTTTGCTGGTTGAGGCATGTAGTTATTTTAAAGACATGGTTGGGAGGGGGCTCTTTGTTGCGCCGCAATATGGGGTGCTCAAGGATCTCCTCAATGCGTTGGTCAGAGATGAGAAACTTGAGCTTGCGAAGGATGTATGGGAATGTATTGCGAGCAAAGGCTGTGAGCTCAATGTGAGTGCATGGACTATCTGGATACATGCATTGTATGCGAAGAAACATGTCAAGGAGGCCTGCCTGTATTGCTTAGACATGCTAGAGGCAGGGGTGATGCCACAGCCTGACACATTTGCAAAGTTGATGAAGGGGCTTAAGAAGCTGTACAACCGTCAGATTGCTGCTGAGATCACTGAGAAGGTTAGGAAGATGGCGGAGGAGAGACATGTTAGCTTTAAGATGTATAAGAGACGTGGGGTGAGGGATCTTGAAGCGAAACCCAAGGCAAAGAGGAGAGGTCAGAAACAGAGGCGTCAGGGACAGCGTGGTCATG TAATGGAATTCGGTTTTGACCGTggtgaagaaaaagaaaaagattaccAGCCTGATCAGAAGTGCTGCACAGCAAGGACTTCACATCTACAccagctggaatga
- the LOC8060537 gene encoding uncharacterized protein LOC8060537 isoform X1, whose translation MAETVGFASGDAAAWRAALAAYDRRLAALDKPDLVAVDSFYRHDLPALLRCRDPDPFLAKPELVRLLQWKLSRGKWRPRLMDFVKGLDDAVVETASRKAFAALPDLRRAITELTLLKGVGPATASAVLAAYAPDVAPFMSDEAMLAALGNAKEYTLKQYLSFADKLQAKAKLDAIWLIFMLILKELSIGEESFTPSDVERALWSSAIASKSPASGNPKSESKMHGKRKR comes from the exons ATGGCCGAGACGGTGGGCTTCGCGAGCGGCGACGCGGCGGCGTGGCGCGCGGCGCTGGCCGCGTACGACCGCCGTCTCGCGGCCCTGGACAAACCCGACCTCGTGGCAGTGGACTCCTTCTACCGCCACGACCTCCCCGCCCTCCTGCGCTGCCGTGACCCGGACCCCTTCCTCGCCAAGCCCGAGCTGGTGCGCCTCCTCCAGTGGAAGCTCTCACGCGGCAAGTGGAG ACCGAGGCTGATGGATTTCGTCAagggcttggacgacgccgtggtGGAGACGGCGTCGCGCAAGGCGTTCGCGGCTTTGCCCGACCTCAGAAGGGCCATCACCGAGCTCACCTTGCTCAAGGGAGTCGGACCTGCCACTGCGTCCGCCGTGCTCGCCGCGTATGCACCTGATGTCGCACCGTTCATGTCTGACGAG GCGATGCTAGCAGCCTTGGGCAATGCAAAGGAGTACACTCTGAAGCAGTACCTTTCATTTGCTGACAAATTGCAAGCAAAAGCAAAG CTTGATGCTATTTGGCTGATATTTATGTTGATCCTGAAGGAACTGAGCATAGGAGAAGAAAGTTTCACACCCTCGGATGTTGAGAGAGCACTGTGGAGCTCAGCAATTGCATCCAAGTCACCAGCAAGCGGCAACCCAAAGAGTGAATCGAAGATGCATGGCAAGAGGAAAAGATGA
- the LOC8060537 gene encoding uncharacterized protein LOC8060537 isoform X2, protein MAETVGFASGDAAAWRAALAAYDRRLAALDKPDLVAVDSFYRHDLPALLRCRDPDPFLAKPELVRLLQWKLSRGKWRPRLMDFVKGLDDAVVETASRKAFAALPDLRRAITELTLLKGVGPATASAVLAAYAPDVAPFMSDEAMLAALGNAKEYTLKQYLSFADKLQAKAKELSIGEESFTPSDVERALWSSAIASKSPASGNPKSESKMHGKRKR, encoded by the exons ATGGCCGAGACGGTGGGCTTCGCGAGCGGCGACGCGGCGGCGTGGCGCGCGGCGCTGGCCGCGTACGACCGCCGTCTCGCGGCCCTGGACAAACCCGACCTCGTGGCAGTGGACTCCTTCTACCGCCACGACCTCCCCGCCCTCCTGCGCTGCCGTGACCCGGACCCCTTCCTCGCCAAGCCCGAGCTGGTGCGCCTCCTCCAGTGGAAGCTCTCACGCGGCAAGTGGAG ACCGAGGCTGATGGATTTCGTCAagggcttggacgacgccgtggtGGAGACGGCGTCGCGCAAGGCGTTCGCGGCTTTGCCCGACCTCAGAAGGGCCATCACCGAGCTCACCTTGCTCAAGGGAGTCGGACCTGCCACTGCGTCCGCCGTGCTCGCCGCGTATGCACCTGATGTCGCACCGTTCATGTCTGACGAG GCGATGCTAGCAGCCTTGGGCAATGCAAAGGAGTACACTCTGAAGCAGTACCTTTCATTTGCTGACAAATTGCAAGCAAAAGCAAAG GAACTGAGCATAGGAGAAGAAAGTTTCACACCCTCGGATGTTGAGAGAGCACTGTGGAGCTCAGCAATTGCATCCAAGTCACCAGCAAGCGGCAACCCAAAGAGTGAATCGAAGATGCATGGCAAGAGGAAAAGATGA
- the LOC8059966 gene encoding uncharacterized protein LOC8059966 yields MVSTVVVRRKRSRSPPHGFDSGRRTRPRPRSTPSSPDVARKRSRSPPHCSDREGPKRPRLVPSSADVGRKRPGPSSCGFDSAPCKRARPTMEVEPTGEGEAAAAAAAALPDDMLLEVFKRLPPPRDVVRCAAVCRRWRRVVSGAGAACLPRPPTHFGFFRNYGPSPLPPFVPTAGLSLDIGFLPVPPACGAVLVDARNRRLLLRELGPVYPRELRLLVCSPLEKMYVRVPPLFIAGHRVACCVLVPGEGVAFRVVVVLFGTDPNHFEVLIYSSVSSAWESATGPVHRNLVPRQGPSVVVGDVMYKLQAEDKYIMVVDVVKMTLSAVSLPDARTLLYAGNHWIGKTLDGRLCFFVIREQLTLVTWVLQASGKWVEQQPVDLRALMHPAFVGDLAHMKLSAKMSDQLRGFKLVSFAAFCEGTGTLFFVMADWVVMLDPRTGRLLRLWRNTDDSRPLGDVYPCEMLQWPPVLKNFGGSDEAGGV; encoded by the coding sequence ATGGTGTCCACCGTCGTCGTCCGCCGCAAGCGCTCCCGCTCGCCGCCTCACGGTTTCGATTCCGGGCGACgcacgcgcccgcgcccgcgctccACGCCGTCCTCCCCCGACGTCGCCCGCAAGCGCTCCCGGTCGCCGCCACACTGTTCCGACCGCGAGGGCCCCAAGCGCCCGCGCCTCGTGCCGTCCTCCGCCGACGTCGGTCGCAAGCGCCCCGGGCCTTCGTCGTGCGGTTTCGACTCCGCGCCCTGCAAGCGCGCGCGCCCGACGATGGAGGTGGAGCCGACGGGAGAGGGcgaggccgccgccgcggcggcggcagcactgCCCGACGACATGCTCCTGGAGGTCTTTAAGCGGCTGCCGCCCCCGCGCGACGTCGTCCGCTGCGCCGCGGTGTGTCGCCGCTGGCGTCGCGTCGTCTCCGGCGCCGGAGCGGCGTGTCTCCCCAGGCCGCCTACCCATTTCGGCTTCTTCCGCAACTACGGCCCGTCGCCGCTGCCCCCGTTCGTGCCCACCGCAGGCCTCTCCCTCGACATCGGTTTTCTCCCGGTTCCGCCCGCGTGCGGCGCGGTCCTCGTCGACGCCCGCAACCGGCGACTGCTCCTGCGGGAGCTCGGCCCTGTCTACCCTCGCGAACTCAGGCTCCTCGTCTGCAGCCCGCTGGAGAAGATGTACGTTCGGGTGCCGCCCCTCTTCATCGCCGGGCACAGGGTGGCGTGCTGCGTGCTCGTCCCCGGGGAAGGCGTCGCGTTCCGCGTCGTGGTTGTCCTCTTCGGCACCGACCCGAATCACTTCGAGGTTCTGATCTACTCATCGGTATCCTCCGCTTGGGAGTCTGCCACCGGACCGGTTCACCGGAACCTGGTCCCCCGTCAAGGCCCATCAGTCGTCGTCGGCGATGTCATGTACAAACTGCAGGCCGAAGACAAGTACATCATGGTTGTCGACGTGGTCAAGATGACGCTGTCGGCGGTGTCCCTTCCTGATGCCAGAACGCTCCTCTACGCCGGTAACCACTGGATTGGCAAGACTCTGGACGGCCGGCTCTGTTTCTTCGTGATCAGGGAGCAGCTCACTCTAGTCACCTGGGTTCTCCAAGCATCTGGGAAGTGGGTGGAGCAGCAACCCGTGGACCTGCGCGCGCTGATGCACCCGGCGTTTGTTGGTGACCTCGCCCACATGAAGCTCTCGGCGAAGATGTCGGACCAGCTCCGTGGCTTCAAACTTGTGAGCTTCGCCGCGTTCTGTGAGGGTACAGGCACGCTGTTCTTTGTCATGGCAGATTGGGTTGTGATGCTCGACCCCAGGACGGGGAGATTGCTGCGGCTGTGGCGTAACACTGACGACTCGAGGCCATTGGGTGATGTGTATCCGTGTGAGATGCTGCAGTGGCCGCCGGTGCTCAAGAACTTTGGCGGGTCTGATGAGGCAGGAGGTGTTTGA